The genomic region GGGTTGTGTCCTATCAATAAAGGAACTCCTCTTGCATAGATAAATTTTACCACAATATGCAGTTAAACCACATTCTATTGCTGTCCAAAAAAAACCCCACCTTATATTCAACAGTGAATATCATTTAGCATCTAGGGGAAACTAATTCTTTATACTTAAATGAAGGAATTCTTCAGCTTCTTTTGCTCCAATCTTCATAAATTCAGCTATAAGCGTCTTACTATACGATGCCACGTCATTCCTAAACTGTTGTGAGCATTTACTGTTATCTTCATCAACATCTTGTACACCCCCTTTAACAAGACACCCAACTTGCACACCTTCTGTATAAGCTTTACACGCCATTAAAATATCCACTACGCAATTCCTAAAATGCCCGACCACCAGATCCTCAAAGTTCTGCATCCAACACTTTCAGCATTTAACCAACAAAAAAAGACCAATACCCCTTAAAAataccgaattgccctttaagttaacaaaaaagacagaaattcCCCCAATTTatcagagaaaaatggatggagttaacgagccggacgATAATGGCAATATTTCGAACTTTTTGAATCCAGAcgtggaaaaacaaacctttggacgaaagtcgcaaacctggccaaacctcagggacgaaaatggcattttacccAAAAAAGAATATGTATTACCTTGGGTGGTTTTTTCATGGTGTAGACCATTGTTTTGAGTGATAGAATAAGCGTATTCTCGTTGTAATGTAAGGAAGCCTGTTCTCCATGTACAGAACCACTCGAACGTGCAAACCCTGGTTCGTTAAAGTAAGGCTTCATGTTCAAAATAAGACCCTGTATAGAGACTAGAACCTGGAGCATCGTTGATTTGCCGGGGACCCACTTCTCCTGCTTGCCCCCGGTCCAGGTGTTCAGAAGGCTCAAGCAAACTTTACCACAATTGTACAGATTTGGATTAATCCGAAGACCACCAGAGTGATAATGCACAAGCTGAAAAACAAATATTAAACATATCACATCAAGTTAACCATTCGTTGTATGCGTTAATATCAAGTGAATAAAAAGATGGCTTACGGGCGGCTTCTTTGGGTAGCTGGTTGGAAAACACACATCGAAGAAGAAAAGACCGTCATGATACGGTGTCCCCTCTGCTCCTATAATAACAGCTCTTAAAAGATCCATCCTTGATTCATAAACTCGAACAAATATTGTGTCTGCaaacaaataataaaatatatattatccaTTCACTATTTATATTTCAATTGGATTACTAAACGGTCAATTTGAGAGACATACCAGGCAAGTCTTTCTCGAGAATCCTCCACTCTTCTTGTATCTTTTTAGCACATCTTTTGGGTGGCTGATATGCGATACGTATGTGTATGAAATAAATACATAATTAAataaaggcaaattggatttaaataatcccaactttcttaatttggccgataataatcccaactcagttatttgccgataataatccgaactggtccacttttggccgataatagtctacgttaaaaatagcttaacggagttaagtttttttccgtattacaaaccgatgttttagggctttgattaaacgaggatacgagttgactgatgtaaaatttacctcgaaatactgccccaaacaacgaaaacggtgcttcaatccgggtgtttaaacttccaattaacaaaaaatcaagtcgtttgtagcatcgtttcgaggtaagttttacataaatcgactcgtatcctcgttcaatcaaaatccctaaaacatcggtttgtaattcggaaaaaaacttagctccattaagctatttttaacggcggactattattgaccaaaagtggaccagttcggattattatcggcaaacaactgagttgagattattatcggccaaattaagaaagttgggattatttaaatccaatttgccaataaataaataatgagaAAGCTAATGATGGTATTCGCGAAAAACAAAAACTTGCCTGTGTCGTTGCATAATGATGATCCGAATGGTCCATGACAGTATCAAACTTCTTGAAACCTTGTAACATTTTCATAACTTCATCATTAACAGGCTTTGTCATTCTAGATGAGCTTCCAGCCAACCTTGAACTTGATGGGGTTTCCCTGTTCGATCGACTTCCACTAGCCTCCGATACTGCATTTGAAGTTACAAACGGATTTCCAGGGGTCGTCTTTTTCATTTGTACGGAATCTTGCAACCAGGGTATGGGGGCTTCAACTCCAGTAGGGAGATCAACGTTATCAAAAAGGGATTGCAACTTCAAATAATCATCGTCAAAAACATATTCGTCTAAATCAAAATAGTTTGATTTTGGGTTAAAGCTTTTGGAAGAATTTGGAATCTCCTGAAACAGACAAGGATGAAAAACAACAATTATACATATTAAACGCCagaaaacaaacataaataaacagaATCAAGAAAAATCTTATACCTTCCCCTTGTTAGTTGACTCAACTTTCTTCGCATCTAATTTTGAGGCACTACTGGAACCCAATGAAATACCCTTCATCTTTTTGTTAGACTCACCATTTTCTCCAAGGAACGATAGATCATCACCGTCTTCATCCAGGTCAACATCAATTATTTCATGAAAGACAACCTGACAAATTGAGTGATGAAATAATCACAGAAGTCCCCACTCATGCACAAAAGTGGAATCCATACAAAAACCACATAATCCATTTGTATCTATAGCTTTGAACGTGATACATAAgaccttggttttaaaatgtaTGCATCAGAAGTGCATAATGCGCGCATCACGTGATGAGATCGCATCGCGTGATGCGACTCCATGATGTGTGTGTCACATGATGACGTCTGATTCGACGCCTTATGCAGTTGACTAGTATTTGAACAAATTTGACCGTGATTGCAACGGGTCCAAATTTTATTGATTAAACAAATTCGACCATCAATTGAGCAAAGTGTTGAGTAAGTGAACAAATTTGACTAGACATGATGGAAAATATCTTATAATTTAGTATTCAAAAGTTAcaaattaaaatattatatatctttGCAGTACTTTCTTAACAACTAACGCTGTGCGCGCATCAGGGATCGGcttttgggatcaaaacacatcgGATAGCCACACGCTTCTTAAAACCAAGCATAAGACAATTATGTAACTGATTCACTCTACCACTATGTCCCATTATCTTTTAGATCTATCTACGTATATATGGTTCTCACAGTTCTCAACACACGATCGGTTCTGAAACACGAACCTGCCCTACATTTGTATATATACCCACCCCATCATTGTCATAAGAATATATGATCACCAGTTGTAGGTTTTATATTGTTTACAGAACAAGCTACTTACAAAACACACGTAATGGAAAACATAAAATCAAATCAAGTTAACTTCATCAATTACCTCCTTTTGTGCAACCCTAACCTTCGTTTTCGAAGATTGATCAGCCAAAGGAGTAATTTCGATCACATCGGGTTCCGTATACGATGAACTACTTCCCGGAAAAACCCGTTTCCtacaaaacaaacaagtttacaCGCGTAAATAGCTTGAATTACGATGTACCAACAACCGATAATAACAAGTTTTACTTTGATTTCCGAGGGGTGTATGTTGCAATTGGCGACAAATCCATTTCTGAAAATTGTTAACAGTGATTAACAGCAACAATCGAAACAAAAGCCCTCTTTTCTAGGGTTTCGATCACGATCAAATTGCATGTTAAACCACCAAGAATCTGAAACAAAAGCCCTCTTTAACCACGACTGCGTTTCTATGATAGTTATGGTAGGGAGTGTTACATGTGATTAAGTGACGAAAGATTTGACACCGTTGGATTAAATTTTGAGTCGGTGTGAGGGACGTAAGATTAGGAGGTCGTGGGACCGGAGATGCTGCATGGCGCCACGTAGAACAACCTGATGTGGTCTACACGCTACATCTCTAGTTGGTTGTTGGGTCAAGGCTCATCGCTCAGGCTATATAataaagtatatattttgaacgGTTTGCGGCATAAAAATTAGAGTGAAGTGTAAGATATTATTGTAGAAATTAATACGGTAAAAAAATATTATTGAACCTAGTTTGAATTAATAATAATACCTTAAATCCTAAACACTAACAAAGAAAATTATATAATAACTAAAACTAAATACAACAACCGTATCCAGTAAAGCCCACTCATAGTAAAGCTACAAGCCTACAATTAACATTTGAGGATGTGAGATGTAGTTAAGTCTTACCATTATCCCAAGGATAAAATGGTTATTTCTAGTGAGACCCCTCACTCTAAAGTCATATACAGACAAATAACATTATCAAAGTCACATGAGCACATAGCTACTCAAAAAACAACACAAAACATAGTGCACTGAAGATATTCTTAGTAATCCACCAAACACGCAATTAGCGAAAACAAATAACCGAGACAAATAACACATCATAAAAACATACAGACAGGCAATAACATGCAAAAACCACTAAATGCATCGACATGCTAAGCTCCTTAGGAAAGACCAACCCCCCATGAGCTCCTAAAGAATGAGCTTAATGCTAAAACATATTATCCTCATAAAGTTCTTCAACCTTAATTATACGTATCTGCGAACtcctatcttggaccatgtccttAGAGAGGTGCAGTTATAGCAAATTCTGCCTAAGCTGCTCCTCCCACTTTAGCTTCGACCTGCCTCTACCCCTCCCCCTACATTCAGAGTTTCCACGCTTCTAACCGTGGCTGTCTTTAGTCTCCTCCTAACGTGCCCGAACCATATCAACCTCCCGCCCCTTATTTTATCCAATATACTAGCTACCTCTAATCTTCCTAAAAAACCTAATTTCTTATCTTGTCTAATCTAGTGTATGTGTATCCACACATCCACCTCAACATCCGCATCTCTGCTACCTTTAGCTTACATGTCTACATCTTCTTGAAGACCCAACATTATGTTCCGTATAACATAGTTGGTCTAACTGCAACCCTATAAAACTCCCATTTTAGTTTGACTTGGAACCTCTTGTCGCACAATACCCCGGTGACTACTCTCCACTTACACCTTCCAACTTGGACGCGGTGGGCTGCATCACTATCAATCTCCTGATCCTTTTTACAACGACCCTAAATACTTAACTGACCACTTGACCCTTTATGGTGATTTGAGTGTCCTTTTCGTCAACTGCACCACTGAAATCACAATAAAGGTACTCGGTCTTGGAGCGACTAAATAATTATAAAACTATAATTAACTAATCCAATTAATATATAAATATCTCTATAtcgaataaaattaaaacgccCTTAAAATTGGGTGTTACAAAATCATAGGAGAAAACTAGAGGGGACCTAAACGATCTTACGTGAGTTCAATCCTCAATACGAACGGACCTACGTACTACGGCCACAAAAGGACCATCATATTGAGTGTACATAGCTTTGTTCATCCTTATGATATGCTCCTGAGTCATTTTTAAAGAGAGGAATAAAAGATTGTGGAAATAAACTTAGAGAAAATCATGTATCTAAAGTTTTTTAATGGAATGAAATGAAAAAAAAGGAAATTTATAATAACTTCtcgagtaaattgccaaaatcgttcctgaggtttgggcatgtttgccatttttatcaaaaacaacttttttgtacaatatagtccctcacttttgagattttttgctattttcatccaaacatctaatttgctttatttcTTCTATCAAAcaattggatgaaaatgacaaaaaatcccaaatttaaggacgattttggcaaaaaaagttagacgtttggatgaaaatgacaaaaaaatctcaaaagtgaaggactatatgacacaaaaaagttgttttggatgaaaatgacaagcaTACTTaaaccttagggacgattttggcaatttactctaactTCTCTCGTAATTTTCCTCTAATAATGGATTGATTTGAAGATAATCACTAACAAAGATAAGGTTTTGCTGCTTACCCATTTTACCCTTCAACTTACAAAGATAAGATTTTGCCGCTTACCCATTTTACCCTTCCACTTAATATATAATCTTTATTTTCTTTAAGGGTGCTCGGGAGACGTAACCCGTTTTATCACCCAAACACCATGTTACATCTCATCTCCCCTATTTGAACCCGCTGGAACCCGCATCTACTTACGCTAGTGTTCCCATAAACCCATGCAACCCAAATCCCCCTTATGTCGTTTTCCGCATATGTCAACTCCACTTACCAGCTTCGGCTATGTATACCGCCCCCTACTTGATACCTCATCGCCAACGTAACTCGTGAACCCGCTATACACGATATGGGTACCCACTTGGTGTCTCTAGTACACTTTTATTTTCCTTTGAATTACATtatattttagtttattttagTTTGAAGTTATGATCTTGATATTTGTTCTTTACCCTTTATTCGAAATCCTAATCATCAACAGTTGTACATGATTGACTAATCGGCCCTAATCGTGTCACCATCATATCAGTTCAATGTATTTAAAACTAACTAGTCAATTGTCGTAGTTTTGTGCATCTGCTTCCGttgatataataataataataataataatactaataataataataatatgtgcATATAAAGTGGGTATAGATTTAAAGGACATAAATGCTCCACGTAAAAAGGTGAAACCAAAGATTGTTAACGACCGATGGTTCAGTTTAGGGCTTCAAAAACACTAGCCACAGAATCATCTTATCTGGTGTTATTTAATTCTTTCTGTTGAATATCTATTATTTTATTTCAGTTCAGAAACATGTTGGTTTACAATTAAAACAACCAGCAGACATCTGGGGAgattcttttctttttttcttttttttctattTCTAGAAAAAAAGATTCCATTATTATGGTTCTTGTTTGCACAAGTTAAAGATCTCTAGTTCCCCTCATGAAGATTATTACTGGTATTACAAACAATTACTGTTACCATTACTATTATATATGTTACTATTGTTAATTGGTTATAACTGttatttgtgtgtgtgtgtgtgtgtgtgtgttttttttttcaggcCAGATGATCATGTGTTTAAATGTTATTCTGAACTGATATGGGGTTGGTACTAGTAGTGACTACATGCTCTAGAGCTGAAATTTATATTGATTTTTATGGATCAATTGGTGGATGATATGGATAACTCATCTGATCATGATCATGATCATGAGAATACAGTAGTTGGTTCATTAGAGAGTAAAGATGTTAGTTTACGACAGTGGTTAGACAACGCGAACCGAGTGGTTGATGCGCTAGAATGCTTACATATATTTATGCAAATAGCGAAAATTGTGAACTCAGCACATAGCCAAGGGGTTGTTCTTCACAACAATCGGCCTTCGTGCTTTGTTATGTCGTCGTTTAATCATGTATCGTTTATAGAGTCCGCGTCTTGCTCCGATTCGGGCTCAGATTCTTATCAGGATGTTACATCCTCAAATATTTCTCATAATAAAGTGTCGGAAATCGATTGGGGTGAATCTAATGGTAAACAAACAGAAGAGAAAGAAGATAGGTTTCCTATGAAAAAGATATTACAAATGGAAACAAATTGGTATACAAGCCCTGAGGAAGCTGCTGATGGTCCGAGCTCTTGTGCTTCCGATGTTTATCGATTAGGGATTCTTCTGTTtgaggtgtgtgtgtttgtttttgATAATGATTTCAGCTTCTTATGGTTTTGTTTcacttaattattattattatacaaacaGTTATATTCCATTTGGGTTTATTTCTATCAACAGTTATATTACCCTTGTAGTTCGCCAGAAGAAAAGAACTCCAACATGTCTGTCGTTAAACATCGTATGTTACCTCCACAATTTCATTTGAAGTGGCCAAAGGAAGCCTTCTTTTCGATGCGTTTACTGCATCCCGACCCTGCTAGCAGGCCCAAAATAGAGTAAGTTCAAAAGAACTACTAATAGTTTGTCTTGTCTAGGgatgcaaacgaaccgaacgattCACGAATTGTTCATGAATGCTTAACGAACGGGATTTTATGTTTGTGtccgtttgttaaggaaatgaacgtgttcatgttcatttgttaattttaagcaacgaacgttgatgaacacaaatgaaaacaaactatatAAAACACTGATACTTATTAGATATTTTATTTGTTGGAATATCGaagtatttatataaaatataaaaactaaatacactaatgaactattgaacacaatcgaacataaatgaacaaacgcggcctctgttcatgtttgtttaataaacgaacacaaacgaacttcccgccgaatggttcacgaactgtttgctGAACGTTTGGTTCATTTGTAGCCCTAGTCTTGTTACTTGTTGGTCAAGATTCTTATGTTTCATAGTTACTTGGATGTAGTGAAGTGTTACAAAGCGAGTTTCTTAACGGGCTTAGAGAAAAACTAGACGAACGTGAAGCTGCAATAGAGCTCGAAGAAAAGATTGTCGAGCAAGAAATGTTGCTCGACTTTCTTGTAACGCTGCAACAACGAAAACAAGAAGCTGCAGATTACTTGCAGAAAGATTTCTCAATTCTGTCGTCTGATCTGCAACAAGTTACAAAACTTCAAGCGTCAGTTAGAAGAAAAGGAGACTCTAATTCGATGAACAGTTCAAAACCTGATGACTTTGCAAGCTCGGGGTCCAGAAAACGTATTAGAACACCGAAAGAAAATCAAGAAAGTTCTAGATTGGCGAAAAACTTCAAGAAGCTAGAATCAGCTTACTTTTTAACTAGAAATAGAGCGGTAAATAGCGGGTGGATGAATCCGTTTATGGAGGGACTGTCGAAATACATGTCGTCGAGTAAATTAAAAGTCAAAGCTGACTTGAAACTAGGTGATCTTTTGAATTCTTCAAGCCTTGTATGCTCCTTGAGTTTTGATCGCGACGGGGAGTTTTTCGCAACGGCGGGTGTTAATAAAAAGATTAAAGTTTTCGAATATGAATCGATCTTGAACGAGAATCGAGACATCCACTTTCCTATTGTTGAAATCCCGACAAGATCAAAGTTAAGCAGTATTTGTTGGAATCGCTACATTAAAAGCCAGTGTGCTTCAAGTAATTTCGAAGGTGTCGTGCAGGTAACATGTGAATTTATGGGTCAGTTTGGGTAGTTTTTATCTCAACGGGTCATTTTGTCCGGCCCGTTTCGACCCGTTACTCAACCCACTCATCATCGTTCGGAAATTTTCAGGTGTGGGATGTTACGCAAGGTCAAGTAGCTGCGGAAATGAGAGAGCACCAGAGACGCGCGTGGTCTGTTGACTTCTCAGCCGATCCAAAATTGCTGGCCAGTGGGAGTGATGACGGTTCGGTTAAGCTCTGGAATATTAATCAGGCAATTAATTATATTCTTTGTGCTTTAGATCAATATCAGAATGTATAATAAGTtaataactattttttttttttgttattactGCAGGGAGCGAGTATTGGTACCATTAAAACAAAGGCGAATGTGTGCTGTGTTCAGTTTCCTTGTGAATCTAGTAATTTTCTTGCATTTGGTTCTGCAGATCATAGAGTATATTACCATGATTTACGCAATTTAAGTATGCCACTCTACACATTGGTTGGACATAAGAGAACCGTTAGTTACATCAAGTTTATAGATTCAAAAACTATTGTATCATCATCTACCGATAACACACTCAAGCTTTGGGATTTATCCGACACCGCATCTCAAGTGATTGACCGCCCGATTCAGTCATTCTCTGGCCATGTCAATGTAAAGGTATTTTCTGTTTTGTTCTTTGAGCTCTAGTGTTTGTTTTGAGCATTGTTATTCTTattatttattcttattttttttttgtagaattttgtTGGCCTATCAGTATCAGGCGGCTACATCGCTACTGGTTCAGAAACAAACGAGGTAATTATCAAGAAAAAAGGgtaaattgcattttacgtcCTTTAAGTTTCAGCAAAATCTCAGGCGCAGTCCTTTAACTAACGAAATTACAACAGATGTccttttatgttttaatttctttATAGCGGATGTCCTTTATTTTTGCAATCTTTTTGTGGAGAAAGGATCGTGTCTGTAAAAAATTCGAACATAAAGGACATTCGCTGTAATTCGTTAGTTAAATGACAACGCCTAAAATTTTGCTGAAACTTAAAGgacgtaaaatgcaatttacCCAGAAAAATATGAAAGGTTTAATGCTCACGGAACTTACAGTTTTCATTAATTTTGATACgctttttataaacattttaacAGGTTTTCATCTACCACAAAGGCTTCCCTATGCCTGCAATGTCATATAAATTCAACACCACCGATCCGATATCAGGAAATGAAGTGGAAGACAACGAACAATTCATTTCATCCGTCTGTTGGCGCCCTCAATCGTCCACTTTGGTTGCCGCAAATTCTATGGGTAATATTAAGGTTCTGGAGGTGGTTTAAATTTTTGGGATTAGAGTGTATGCAGAGGTTTTTTTCTGTTTAAAACTTAGTACAGAAAAGGTGTATAAGTTTTATAATTTTTGCAGTTCAGATTATTATTGTGACTTCAATCTCGAACCGGAACAATGTACATCTCTTGTTGCATGATGTATAAGTCATGAAATAACACAAATTTAAGATACAACAAAAGCATCTCACTTGTAAATTACAAGCAAAAATTCTATATAATCATACTTGTAAATTCTAATTCATAATATCTATTGGCATTGACTTTGACTAAACTTAGGTGCTTGAAGCAACTTCCCGATAAGCTGGCGAAGCCTTTGAGCACCTGGACCGGGTTTGACCCGTGTCGGTTTCCCAACCTTGGTGCAAGACGGGTTGCCCTTGCACCATCCGCCTGGGGTGAAGCTACCATTCTTACGGTGTAGTAACTCACGGTCGATTCTATCCAAAACAAGAGTATCTTGTTTGAACTTGCGTGCGAATGCTGCCCCGCTTGCTATCATTTTATCCGTGTCGTTTATGGTTAGGACATGAGGATGTTGCTTTGGAGGGGTGTCCCAAGATATATAATGCATATCGTGGTTAACAACGGTTGGTACGAATTCCGGGGCGTTGCAGATAACCGTTTGAAAGTAACCTTCGGGTGATGAGACGAAATTTGTGTAGTACATGAGTAGAGTTCTTGGAAGATTATCCCAACCCCATATACAGTATTCGACAAATGAACGTGACAGGATCATCCATGCTGACCCTGTAAACAATTTAAACGTTGTCGGGAGAGCTCGCTTTGGTTGAACCCAAAAGATATCCGACTTCTTGTTTTGGTATAGTCCCGGGTCAACCATCAATGGCATTGCCCTTTTGTTCCTGCATACACACACATTTTCAGTAGGGGTATTAAAtgggtcgtgttcgcgggttaGCAGGTCAAATCTAAAAATTTTGACAACCTGAACACGACACAAACCCGAAAATCGTGTTAGACACATAACCCTGACATGACACAAGTTTCTTTCACGGGTTGACATGAACACGACCAGTTTAACCCGTAAttctaatttattttgttttaattttttgcaTACTAATACTTTAAAACTACAGATTTATAACCAAAAGTTCAAATGCATATAAAATAGTTATGTTTTTGTTGGCATCAAATATCCAACTAGTTTAAGTTAGGGTCAACCCGCAAACCCACCAGGTCAACCCGAACACAACACGTTAAGCTAAACGTGTCCGCAGGTATCCCAAAACCGTGTAGACCAAACCCTAACCCACGAACTTTGTTTCGTGTTCATGTCATGTTTTCGTGTGGTGTCAAAAAATTATCACCCCTAACTCTAAGTCATAAGTTTCATGTGAAGTATTATTACACAGTACTTACTCTTTCCACCCTAATTGACTCGAATGCTCGATAAAATTCAAATCCCTCTTCAAATCACGAAACGCATAAAGAAGATCTGCAATCAAGTTCAAGAAATCGATTAAAATCAACACGAAATCACCGAACCAGCGAACCAAGATTCAAGAACTAACCATCCTGAGTCACGAGAGGATAATCCGAGGCACTGAGGTTTATAAACCAATCCCAATCCTTAAACTTCCTTAAAAGAATAGCACAAGCATGAAGCGTATTAGACACCATTGTCGGCCCTCTATATGTAACCATATTAGCTTTTGGGATCACATAAACATTCCCAACTGCAGAAAAAACCGGATCATTTTCAACCCGTGAAGCAAGCTCCATTCTCTCCTCGGGTGGCGATTCAAGATCTAGATGAAGAACATAATAGTTCCATGGATGATACAACGCTCTCACGGTCCTCCATAACTTGTTTAAATCCCCTTTTGACCCGGAAACTAAATAAGCGAAACGAGGAACAGTTGGACGGGGCGGAGGTGGTGGGAACTGGATCTTGTCTTCAGCGAAAGATCCGGTCTTATTTGACCCGATTCGAAACGAGTTGAGTTTGTTTTCAGTACCCAAATTTAAAGAGATTGTGAAGAGGAAAATGGATATGATTGAAGCCATTGCTAATGGAAGCACCCATCTTTTTTCAAAGTGAGGAAATTTAAATTCTTTAAACTTCATCATGGTGTTTTTGACTTGTGTTAATCTCATTCACATCAAATTTCTTTGAGAATTTGTAACCCTGTGAAACAATATGGTCCAGCAAGATGTTAATTTACAAACCAAACTGGATCAGATTCCGTTGTGTGGCGGTCAAATCGATAGCTAGCTGTTGACAAAAACATCAAGAACAATTGATGCATATTATGAACACAATCGATAAAAACAATACAAAACTCAACTATAacaataaaacacacacaacaaaacAAGTTATAAAACCAAATCATTATTCAACAAAAACCCAAATCTCTAAGCAAACATTGAACACTAAGTAAATAAAGATTCAAATCTGTGTAACTAACTGCAACATCAACATCGGAGCTAAAAGATGCTGAATCtattaaatcaaaacaaaaattAGCAAATCTAGCACTGACCCATTAAAATTAACACAAAACCCATGAATCTTTGATCAAGATTTGACAGAAACACTTACTTGGGTTTTAATCTGTGTGTTGAGACGACATTATGCGAAACATACGACAGTGAAGAACAAACAATCCGAGGTTTGTGGGTTGAGTTGAGGGAGATTACTTTCAGACTACACAGATCGAGACGACATCATCGACTTTTGCAAATTCAATATTATCATTCCGATTTAATTGCTTTTCATTGATAACGGTTAGCTAGTGATTATTTTATATACATATTTTCGGGTACTTAATGACACGACACTAAAAAAAATGTTTAGTCAACATACACAACTCGTTCTAAAAAAACAAGTTGTATTCGGGTTAATCGGGTTATCTGTTCTAAAAATAGGTCTAAAAATTTATTTAACCCTTAACCCGTTTAAGTAGGGGCGGACCTAATGTAGGTTGgggcgtagcacgggctacggcgcAACTTTTTtccggtagtgtaaatttttttttcccGATTTTTATACTAAGGACATCCCTCAACAAGTACTAGGACACCCCTGAAAAAACAATTTACAAACTGAAATCAAGCCCGAATAATACTGATTatattagcaaaaaaaaaaaaaaaaaaaaaac from Helianthus annuus cultivar XRQ/B chromosome 10, HanXRQr2.0-SUNRISE, whole genome shotgun sequence harbors:
- the LOC110885721 gene encoding beta-glucuronosyltransferase GlcAT14B, which codes for MRLTQVKNTMMKFKEFKFPHFEKRWVLPLAMASIISIFLFTISLNLGTENKLNSFRIGSNKTGSFAEDKIQFPPPPPRPTVPRFAYLVSGSKGDLNKLWRTVRALYHPWNYYVLHLDLESPPEERMELASRVENDPVFSAVGNVYVIPKANMVTYRGPTMVSNTLHACAILLRKFKDWDWFINLSASDYPLVTQDDLLYAFRDLKRDLNFIEHSSQLGWKENKRAMPLMVDPGLYQNKKSDIFWVQPKRALPTTFKLFTGSAWMILSRSFVEYCIWGWDNLPRTLLMYYTNFVSSPEGYFQTVICNAPEFVPTVVNHDMHYISWDTPPKQHPHVLTINDTDKMIASGAAFARKFKQDTLVLDRIDRELLHRKNGSFTPGGWCKGNPSCTKVGKPTRVKPGPGAQRLRQLIGKLLQAPKFSQSQCQ
- the LOC110885719 gene encoding protein SPA1-RELATED 4 isoform X2, whose protein sequence is MSVVKHRMLPPQFHLKWPKEAFFSMRLLHPDPASRPKIDEVLQSEFLNGLREKLDEREAAIELEEKIVEQEMLLDFLVTLQQRKQEAADYLQKDFSILSSDLQQVTKLQASVRRKGDSNSMNSSKPDDFASSGSRKRIRTPKENQESSRLAKNFKKLESAYFLTRNRAVNSGWMNPFMEGLSKYMSSSKLKVKADLKLGDLLNSSSLVCSLSFDRDGEFFATAGVNKKIKVFEYESILNENRDIHFPIVEIPTRSKLSSICWNRYIKSQCASSNFEGVVQVWDVTQGQVAAEMREHQRRAWSVDFSADPKLLASGSDDGSVKLWNINQGASIGTIKTKANVCCVQFPCESSNFLAFGSADHRVYYHDLRNLSMPLYTLVGHKRTVSYIKFIDSKTIVSSSTDNTLKLWDLSDTASQVIDRPIQSFSGHVNVKNFVGLSVSGGYIATGSETNEVFIYHKGFPMPAMSYKFNTTDPISGNEVEDNEQFISSVCWRPQSSTLVAANSMGNIKVLEVV
- the LOC110885719 gene encoding protein SPA1-RELATED 4 isoform X1, whose amino-acid sequence is MDQLVDDMDNSSDHDHDHENTVVGSLESKDVSLRQWLDNANRVVDALECLHIFMQIAKIVNSAHSQGVVLHNNRPSCFVMSSFNHVSFIESASCSDSGSDSYQDVTSSNISHNKVSEIDWGESNGKQTEEKEDRFPMKKILQMETNWYTSPEEAADGPSSCASDVYRLGILLFELYYPCSSPEEKNSNMSVVKHRMLPPQFHLKWPKEAFFSMRLLHPDPASRPKIDEVLQSEFLNGLREKLDEREAAIELEEKIVEQEMLLDFLVTLQQRKQEAADYLQKDFSILSSDLQQVTKLQASVRRKGDSNSMNSSKPDDFASSGSRKRIRTPKENQESSRLAKNFKKLESAYFLTRNRAVNSGWMNPFMEGLSKYMSSSKLKVKADLKLGDLLNSSSLVCSLSFDRDGEFFATAGVNKKIKVFEYESILNENRDIHFPIVEIPTRSKLSSICWNRYIKSQCASSNFEGVVQVWDVTQGQVAAEMREHQRRAWSVDFSADPKLLASGSDDGSVKLWNINQGASIGTIKTKANVCCVQFPCESSNFLAFGSADHRVYYHDLRNLSMPLYTLVGHKRTVSYIKFIDSKTIVSSSTDNTLKLWDLSDTASQVIDRPIQSFSGHVNVKNFVGLSVSGGYIATGSETNEVFIYHKGFPMPAMSYKFNTTDPISGNEVEDNEQFISSVCWRPQSSTLVAANSMGNIKVLEVV